In Actinomycetota bacterium, one genomic interval encodes:
- a CDS encoding ribbon-helix-helix protein, CopG family: MPKRKVAVALSDWLLDELDDAAGRAHRSRSALVEEAVADYVVRRRTHEADAAFRAGATLALEDMERFASEYEADPGAAIEPSSLEKLRALRAEGRGVGE; encoded by the coding sequence ATGCCCAAACGGAAGGTCGCGGTCGCGCTGTCGGACTGGCTCCTCGACGAGCTGGACGACGCTGCCGGGCGGGCGCATCGGAGTCGCAGCGCGCTCGTGGAAGAAGCGGTCGCCGACTACGTCGTCCGGCGCCGCACCCACGAGGCGGACGCCGCGTTTCGCGCGGGGGCAACGCTGGCCCTCGAGGACATGGAACGGTTCGCCTCGGAATACGAGGCAGATCCCGGCGCTGCCATTGAGCCATCGAGCCTGGAGAAGCTGCGCGCCTTGCGTGC